The following proteins are co-located in the Patescibacteria group bacterium genome:
- a CDS encoding WbqC family protein → MQPTYLPWLGYFELMLSSDVFVYFDDVQFVSKSWQQRNRIKTATGELMLTVPVLKKGEHEQVINQTLINNQENWRRKHLGSIENSYRKAPYFDHYIDGIREIYARDFTKLIDLNVALNEFVRAKVGITTPVKYSSQICPPAERNARIVDICHKIGATELYDAAGAEAILDLDYYKKNNVKMIFQHYNHPIYKQQFGEFLPYMSAIDLLFNEGEKAKEIIISGGIND, encoded by the coding sequence ATGCAACCGACCTATTTGCCATGGCTCGGCTACTTTGAGTTGATGCTGTCTTCTGACGTTTTTGTCTATTTTGACGATGTCCAATTTGTGAGCAAAAGTTGGCAGCAACGCAATCGCATTAAAACCGCCACCGGCGAGCTAATGTTGACCGTGCCAGTGTTAAAAAAAGGCGAGCACGAGCAGGTAATCAATCAAACTTTAATCAATAATCAAGAAAATTGGCGACGTAAACACCTTGGATCGATTGAAAACAGCTACCGCAAAGCACCTTATTTTGACCATTACATTGATGGGATACGTGAAATCTATGCGCGCGATTTTACCAAATTAATTGATTTGAATGTGGCGCTAAATGAGTTTGTGCGCGCAAAGGTGGGCATTACTACCCCGGTCAAATATTCGTCTCAAATTTGCCCGCCCGCAGAACGAAACGCCCGCATTGTTGACATCTGCCATAAAATTGGTGCCACCGAGCTGTACGACGCCGCCGGCGCTGAGGCAATTTTGGATTTGGATTATTACAAAAAGAATAACGTTAAAATGATTTTTCAGCATTATAACCATCCGATTTACAAGCAACAGTTCGGCGAATTTCTGCCGTATATGTCGGCAATCGACCTGCTCTTTAACGAAGGTGAAAAAGCCAAAGAGATCATCATTAGCGGAGGCATCAATGATTGA
- the pseI gene encoding pseudaminic acid synthase, producing the protein MIEIGHRKIGSGEPALIVAEISGNHLHKFDLAVKTIHAMKEAGADAVKLQTFTADTITLDANTKYFQIKDTIWAGQNMHKLFAEVSMPWDWQPKLKKVAEDLGMMLFSTPFDFSSVDFLAEMGVPCYKVASPEIVDLPLIEHIASKNKPVILATGVAALADIRAAVNACHNVGNHQIIILKCTSAYPTPWDEVNLQTMVDIKKKFKTVVGISDHTPGSVVPISAVALGASMIEKHFILDRHLGGPDSSFSLEPNEFKKMVDEIRQAEKALGHVNYQLTPGMKIERKQGRSLFVVADIKKGEIFTTDNVRSIRPGDGLPPKFIGEVLGKKAKSDIKKGNPLTWKQIIK; encoded by the coding sequence ATGATTGAAATTGGTCACCGAAAGATTGGATCGGGGGAACCGGCGCTAATTGTAGCGGAGATTTCGGGGAATCACCTGCACAAGTTTGATCTGGCGGTCAAAACCATCCACGCCATGAAAGAAGCCGGTGCGGATGCGGTAAAACTGCAAACCTTCACCGCCGATACTATCACTTTAGATGCAAACACCAAGTATTTTCAGATTAAAGACACCATTTGGGCCGGGCAAAATATGCACAAACTTTTTGCCGAGGTAAGCATGCCCTGGGATTGGCAACCGAAATTGAAAAAGGTGGCCGAGGATTTGGGAATGATGCTTTTTTCGACCCCGTTTGATTTTAGTTCGGTGGATTTTCTAGCTGAAATGGGCGTACCGTGTTACAAAGTAGCCTCGCCGGAGATTGTTGATTTACCGTTAATTGAACATATCGCCTCTAAAAACAAACCGGTCATATTAGCTACCGGTGTGGCGGCACTAGCCGATATCCGCGCTGCCGTTAATGCTTGCCACAATGTTGGAAATCACCAAATTATCATCCTAAAATGTACTTCGGCGTATCCAACTCCGTGGGATGAGGTCAACTTACAAACCATGGTAGATATTAAGAAAAAATTCAAGACCGTGGTCGGCATATCTGACCACACCCCCGGATCAGTAGTACCAATTTCGGCAGTAGCGCTAGGCGCATCAATGATTGAAAAACATTTTATTTTAGACCGACATTTGGGCGGCCCGGACTCATCATTTTCGCTTGAACCCAATGAATTCAAAAAAATGGTAGACGAAATCCGTCAAGCTGAGAAAGCGCTCGGTCACGTCAACTATCAGCTAACGCCGGGGATGAAGATTGAGCGAAAACAAGGGCGATCTTTGTTTGTAGTGGCTGATATTAAAAAGGGCGAGATTTTTACCACAGACAACGTCCGGTCCATCAGACCCGGTGATGGCTTACCGCCAAAATTCATAGGCGAAGTTTTAGGCAAAAAAGCTAAATCTGACATTAAAAAAGGCAATCCACTAACCTGGAAACAAATTATTAAATGA
- a CDS encoding flippase, with the protein MIDSIKSMLKTASLRQIIANSFWIMLDNIVRIGVGFFVGVWVARYLGPSQYGLWNYAISFVAIFSVIANPGFNDIVIRDVVRMSEKRGEVLGTSFFLRLVGASIASVLAIIIILILSHRDFLTTALVAVSAVGLIFQSFDVISLWFESRVKSQKSVTVRLIAFSVSSAIKVALILSHASLIYFALASIIELGLSAIGIILAYWHDKQSFRAWQFTIPYAKTMLRNCWPIMAAGALSMVYLRVDKILVGNLISDSALGNYSVGTMLTESLRFVAIAITASVFPAIIYSKQQNEKLYLHRLQMLYNFMILMAVVIAVPITIFAHQIIHLLYGDQFSQAATVLSIYIWTNVFMFSDFAASKWFYTENLQKFILYKDLAGAIVSLALDLILIPRIGVIGAAISGIISIMIVTYLGNLFFPQTRIVFRMQTASFFHFLSYHKLKSEINSD; encoded by the coding sequence ATGATCGATAGCATCAAATCTATGTTAAAAACTGCCAGTTTGCGCCAAATTATCGCCAACTCGTTTTGGATAATGCTGGATAATATTGTGCGCATTGGCGTGGGTTTTTTTGTTGGGGTTTGGGTAGCGCGCTACCTTGGTCCAAGCCAATACGGATTATGGAACTACGCCATTTCTTTCGTAGCTATATTTAGCGTGATCGCCAACCCCGGTTTTAATGATATTGTCATTCGTGACGTGGTCAGAATGTCCGAAAAAAGAGGTGAGGTTCTGGGCACCTCGTTTTTCTTACGCCTCGTTGGCGCTTCAATCGCCTCGGTTTTGGCAATAATAATTATTTTAATACTGTCACACCGCGACTTTCTAACCACCGCATTGGTAGCAGTTTCGGCGGTTGGCTTAATTTTCCAGTCATTTGATGTGATTTCATTATGGTTCGAGTCAAGAGTGAAATCTCAAAAATCAGTCACAGTTAGATTGATTGCTTTCTCTGTTTCCAGCGCGATTAAAGTAGCATTAATACTTTCACACGCCTCTTTAATTTACTTTGCCCTGGCCAGCATTATCGAACTTGGTTTAAGCGCCATCGGGATAATTCTGGCATACTGGCACGATAAACAGTCGTTTCGCGCTTGGCAATTTACCATTCCTTATGCCAAAACGATGCTTCGCAACTGCTGGCCAATTATGGCAGCAGGCGCATTGAGTATGGTTTACCTACGCGTGGATAAAATATTGGTAGGTAATTTGATTAGCGATTCCGCTTTGGGTAACTACTCCGTTGGCACCATGCTAACCGAATCATTGCGTTTTGTGGCCATCGCCATCACCGCCTCTGTCTTCCCGGCAATCATCTACTCCAAACAGCAAAACGAAAAACTATACCTGCATCGGCTGCAAATGCTTTATAACTTTATGATTTTGATGGCGGTGGTAATAGCCGTGCCAATTACCATTTTTGCCCATCAAATTATCCATTTACTCTATGGTGATCAGTTTAGCCAAGCCGCCACGGTGTTATCGATTTACATTTGGACGAATGTTTTTATGTTCTCCGATTTTGCCGCGTCAAAATGGTTCTACACCGAAAATCTGCAAAAATTCATCCTGTATAAAGATTTGGCGGGCGCGATAGTCAGTTTGGCGCTCGATTTGATATTGATCCCACGCATTGGAGTAATCGGCGCCGCCATCTCTGGGATCATCTCGATTATGATTGTAACCTACCTTGGCAACCTGTTCTTCCCCCAAACCCGAATCGTTTTCCGAATGCAAACCGCTTCCTTTTTCCATTTTTTGTCGTATCATAAGCTTAAAAGCGAGATAAACAGTGATTAA